Part of the Leptodactylus fuscus isolate aLepFus1 chromosome 6, aLepFus1.hap2, whole genome shotgun sequence genome, TTGCCATGTAAAGAGAATGGTGTCATGCACAAGTCAACGTCCCTTCTTTGCCCCTCTATCCCCTATACCAGCCCCCGAACAATTGCCCATTGCCCCCACATTGGTAATATCTGGGCTTGATTGCATTAAATGGCAGGTGCCAGGTACTCTTCAATACAATACTGTGCCACTTTGGTTTGGTTCATTACGTAACCCTTTCTTCCATCCCAACTATCCCAACAATAATATGACTTTATGGCTGCCATCAGTTCTGAAGCATCTGTCCTAATATATTTGTtaggctaggctcacacctgcgtTGCTTGCCTCTTAGGCCATTCCATCCTCCATTCTGctaaaaaatgtgaagagaaaaatcttgcaagcaggacttttctcgatgcatttttagtctatggggaccgtgggtTTCCTCTTGTTAAACAGATTATATTTCCATTTGTGCAGTCCCTAAGCggaccccatgaatggaaacacagatgtgaacctagcgtaagtggtGCAAAGATGGTGCTCACAATAAAATgagacccctttaaataatgagACATTAACTCTTGATGGTTAGGTATGTGGAGACATAGGGGTAAATATTATCATGGTGGATGACTGTCTGGACCATGTATGTTTTCAGATGTTCGGGTGGAGCCGCACAAGAAGCAGTTACACGTGACGTTGGCATATCACTTCCAAGCCAATCACCTGTCCACTCTGGAAAAACTGGCTCAGAACATTGACCTAAACCTTGGATGTGATTGGGTGGCGACCATATTTTCTAGAGACATCCGATATATAAATCATGAGGTAACTCAAAGATAATAACATAAAACTAACCCCCGAGTTCAGCCTAGTAATAGATACTATGTCAGATTCTTAGTTTTCATCTAGCTTTCTTCAGACACAGGTATGACTAACATGGCTACCATAACCGCTCACATAGGGTTTACATTCAGCCCTCCTGATCTTCTTAGAGGAAAGTCTGGCTTCATATTCAGTGATATATAACTAAATTTGATATGAGCAACCATTCTGATTGAATGCTGTTaaaagctgagggtttgctacaatatACAGAGgttcaatatactgtgtgagttaaACACATCAGCACTTTAAGGCTTaatccactactgactttggctcaaaaaaaacgcagcaaaatttgcaaccaaaaatgcagcctaaaggggcattcacacggagtaatgcggcgctgattctggcacaataactcgcgtacaaatcagcgcttcaaaacagaatcccattgagttcaatgggttccatttaacgcgcataatacattgaaatTGATGGGATAAAAAAGCCTccaactgatttcaatgtgttacgcgtgttaaatggaacccattaaagtcaatgggattctgttttgcagcgctgatttttacgcgaggtattgtgccagaatcagcgctgcgttactctgtgtgaatgcccctaaaTCTCCTGCCACGTctggcatctgtcatttaataggTTGTGTTCTCATGTTTAGACTTTACAGGTTTTGTACCCGTATGTACCGCAAAACGATGACGAACTGGAGCTGGTGCCTGGAGATTTCATCTTCATGTCCCCTGTAGAACAGACTACCACCAGTGAAGGATGGATTTATGGCTCCTCACTGGCAACTGGATGTTCAGGCCTCTTACCGGAAAACTATGTCACGAAGGCTGATGAATGTGGCACATGGGTATTTCATGGGTAAGGGCACCGAGGATATATGTGGAACACTCTGTCCTGCTTTCTGTTTTTAAGGACATCCCAcgatataatgtataatgtactgTGCTACATTGTGTTCTGTAGGTCATACTCCCTCCTTAATATGATGAGCACCATCTCATACCCTCTTAGTGATGGAGTACTGGACAGACGACAAGATGACCACGCACTTGTGGACACGGCGTCACTCACCATTATCTGCCCACCCATGCAGGTGAGCACTGCAGTTTATGTAACACATTAGAAATAAGACATGAAGACCAGCACTCCATATACACTACATAAAATTCTTCTACATCCTTAGTAACATAGCAACCTGCTCTATTGGTTGTACTTTGCTTCTTATGTAAAATCTAACAACGATTTAAAGGAACATCCTATGCCCTGGGTTCAGTCTTATCTTTATTAGATTTACAGGACCCTTGCACATTTGTGAGTTCTCAAAGGTCATTTCCACTCCGGGAttctcagcagcacagagtacttTAGTGGGAAATGTCCTGATCTTGTGGGAGGTCACTGAATGAGAGAAGGAAGAAGCTGGGCTGCCAGCAACACAGGGTATGTCAGGAGATGAGTGTCCTGATCATGTGTGCAGACTTACATAATACATGGTATCGGCTCCTTAAGTAGCACAGAGTATGTCTGGAGAGGAATGTTCTCATTGTGTGTGCAGGTTCAGACTGGTTCACAGGGAAGCAAGTGAGTGGCCCAGTGGGCTCCTGACCTAGAGGAGCTAGTGGGCCCCTAGTCACCCAAACTCTGCAATAGAAGTACATGACGCAGAACGCTTACTGCACTATATATAGATAAACAGCATCTCACACAGCCTAAtctctcatataatataatggctagAATATTTAACAAACTACCCTCTACCTACCTAGGCACAGAGGCAGGTCAACCACTATCCTCCATCCTGGGCCCAGTCTCCTCACTGTCACTGTAGGACACCCATCACCTATCATCTTGCTTGCAGAGCTAAGAGGACCTAAATCTAAAGAACAAGCTAATACTGAAAAAATAGGAGTCAAATAATTTACCAGAGAATGATAGATAAATAATAAAAGGTGCAGGgtttcccagcagcacagagcatgTCAGAAGAGCATTGTGCTGGGGGTCACAAACTGAGAATTACGTAATACATGGCGCAGGGTCCTTAAGTAGCGCAGAGTATGTCAGGAGATGAGTGTGTTCTCATCTACCATGTGGTTATGTGTGAGGTCAGGGCCTTCTATGTTAATATCTTGTACATTCCCATTTCAACATCTGCAGCCTCTTGTGTGGTTGAGGCCCCAGCCATGTTGCTGACTATAGGGCCCTGAGGAGTTAAATCTTGCAGCCACTGTCTTCCTGCTGCTGAGCACAGTAATGTATAACCCCAGATATAAGATCTGTAGAAGGAGACTGATGAGGAGGCCAAGACAATGGGGAAGGAAACAGCTAAATGAAATGAAAGCGGCAAATAATTACAGCTCAGAGATAATACCGCAGTCATCAGCTGAGGAGTCAGCACTCGCCGCCATTGTCACAATGTTGCTGTGCTCAGCTGTGAGCCGTTACAAGTCTGTGTCATACCTATGACTTATTTGTTAATAGCTTAGCGTCTCGTAACTAATACAGTCCTTGCTCTGAGATGGTGATTGTGATCAGATGTCCATGAGATGTCTCCTTATACTACAGTAACCGCTATTCCATCTATTTGTACAGACAACTCACCTCTATATCAtggctgagaggttgtcacagccctgccCTGCTACTGACATCACAAAAATAATACGattgtaatacacagtaataacaTTGTGATCAGATGTCCATAAGATCCACACACTATATTCCATCTATTACTGCTGACAACCATCCACTATATCATATATGAGAAGTTGTCACAACCTTGCCACCTGTTACCAACATCactgaatataatataatagtaatatcatTATATTCTAATCCTACTTCATGACATCTCCACAATATATACTATACCAACTGATTGCTATTCCATCTATTACTACAGACAACCATTCTCTATATCACGGCTGAGAGGTGGTCATAGCCTCTCCCCAGGTTACTGCCATCACTGAATACAATATAATAGCAATATAATGACATTGTGATCAGGCAAGTGAAGCACACACGTTATACTGCGGTAACAGTTATTCCATCTAGGtcagttttaacacattggtgggccctgtgcaaaggtttcataagtggcccccactatcaccaccacttagaaatacctgacctgcacaaattataatgccgccacgtatactgtatataacacccctTAACGCAACATGTGACCCAGTGCTTTTAGACATAGGCTGACTTTCTCGTGGACTGTGGTTGTCATGTGATCCCTTGTAATGTAACTGACTGTGAAATTGCTATTGACCGTCATATTATTCATTATAATCATACTAAATTGAGCTGTTATGTAACCCCATGAACTATTACAGTGGCGGCTCAGTTATTATCAACTATGGCAGGGGCTACATAAATTTTTTGCAGTCTGCTGAAAGATCTGCAGTCTGCATATAAGTCACATGACTGCAAATTTTGACTGACCTAACCCTGTATGTATTCCTTCTGCTTCTGCCTGAGAATCAGACCCACAGCAGGACTCAGATGTGAGCTGTTTTTGGGGCTTCTCTTTTTGTAATGGTCATAACCAGGATCTGACTCTTTAAATGTGACTGAAACCAATTGTGGATATTTTAACTAGTACAAAATGACCTATAAGCTGGAAGTGACCTCTGCACCGCATTACCCTGCACTTCTCCAAATTAGTTCTGGTTCTCATTTAGCTCCATGAGTTTCATTGTGTTTTGCAGCATGTGGTCTGTACGCAGCTAATTGTGTAACTTTGAGGTTTGCGCTCATTTGCACGTCATTGGACATTCCATTTTGTACATTCATCACTTCTTTATCTCCCATTACAGCCATGAATGTAATGTTTCGCACAGTGTTCCTGAGTCAATGCAGTTAGCAATTTTGTTTTCCACTATAAGGcagtgccacctagtggattCTAACAAAATAAATTCCATTCAAATAAATTTTCCTTTGTAACTTTCTAAGAAGGAGCTTCTTTTTTTGCCATTAGAGTAACCTCTTTTGGTCTGCATCAGTATTGCATGTGCAGCTTCTCGACTGGGCCTTCAAGTGACGGTGAAATTCTGACCTCAGAGTGACTAttgagcaggggtcagcaacttttATCACTCCCAGATGCTGTGAAGCTACAACTCCACACATGTTCAAATGCATATGTTCCATGCTGACAATGGACCTACAGTAAACTTAATGTTATCTTTGTGCTTATATAAAGGCTCAGATAGTGTCTATTATGTCTCTATCAGCAAACTTCAATTAGCCAAGCTGAATGCCTGGACAGAAGAGCAGTAAATTACAGCTCCAGAGAGCAATGACTGAGTCCCATTGTCAACCCTAAGATCAGATAACAGGCTGAGTGCCTTGACAACAATGTCTAAACaaagggaggaataatttcacatagcaggcaaacaaagcagcattgctaaagctcCTTCTGTCATATTTAGCAAATTATAGGCCTTATTTTGAAGTAAGGAATTTACTGTTTTGTGACATACAGATGAAGAGTAGGTAGGGCTGACATATTTccataaggccccatgttgcggaaacgcagctttttttgttgcgttttttggagccaaagccaagaatggctacaaaaggaatgggaaatatctaggaagttcttataattctcccttctgatcaatccaatcctgtctttggctcaaaaaccacaacaaaatctgcaacaaataaagctgcatttccgcaaatgtggggccttacccctggttcacattagcgtttggattccgtcccggggagtccgcatgaggaccccccccttcccaaacggaataccaacgcaactgtaagctctgtgcagttaaagcacacggaccccatagactataaattcCGGGCAGTGCGTGGAAAGCAccaggaccccattataatctataagcatagcgcttgcaattgcgattgtattgcgtccgggggggggggggtctctatgcggactctaaccggacagaatacatacgcAAATCTGAACTGACCCTTAGCATCAAGGATTTTTCAGTGCCAATTTAACTTCACAGGTGATATGATATCACATAAATTGGGCAAGTGGCCTGTTCGAAGCCCAGTCCCATTCGAGTGAGtggactgagctgtgataccaagcagaGCCATCATACAAATTTATGGCTCTGTGCTTGCTaggtagtgaagaggctgcagtcttCACCTGAATGatgcagccccttcaaacagcttttCAGTGAGTGCCCCATGtgtaagacccccaccaatcttcaATTGATAGGTCATCGGTCACTAAGCCTGGAGCCCTCTACCGGTATTAACTCTCTAATGGGCTATATGAAAATTAGCTTTCTAAACTGGAAAACCGATCTGTCTGGAGCTGAGTACAGCAGAACTAGGAGGAACTCTGGTACAAAACAGCTTTTTGTATTTGCCTAGATGAATTTTTCTAATTATTATTTCAGTGCACCCCTCCTCATGTAACCTATATTAGTTTATATTAttagtggtattattacacaaGGGGGTAGGGAAAGAGTCCAGCATTCTCCCCTCCCACAGTCGAATGATAAAATCCAGAAAAGTAGTCACTACTATTGTTAGTTTAAGGTTAGTTACTATCAGTAGCGGGGATTTCAAGTCAATTATTTGTTAAGCAGTGAGGTCCCTTTGATCCCCAGTGCCAGGCGTTACAGGTCAGGGGACATGAGGGGGCGGAGAGGAAATATCACTAAATACCAACATGTGGGCGACAATCAAGATAAAAGACAGATGTGGTATCTCAGTGTCACCGACCTCTCATGTAAGCCAGTGGAAACGTAATGATATTTAGCTGTAAAAACTGCTTATAATACATCAAAGcacattttttcatttatttatgctTTGTGTTTATATTGGGAAGGTTTGGTGGAAATAGAAACATTGTCTCACTGTTCTTTACACTGTTGCAGTAACTCATGGCTCTGTAGTATCATTGACTGTGATCAGCCACACTTTGCAGGAGCCCAGTTACACTGGATGGGTTGAAGGTGAAGAGCAAAGAGGGAAATTTTTGCTTATATTTGTAATATCAGTTGCACATTTTTCTACAATTCGAGAACAAGATTCTTCCAACTCAAAAGTTCTCCTAGGTAACTCCTATATTTGTCGCCTCATCTAGCCCCTGCGAATTAACAGCCACCCAGGCCCCAAGAAACGATGTCTGTTTGTTTGCCGACATGGTGAGCGGATGGACGTAGTGTTCGGGAAATATTGGCTATCGCAATGTTTTGATGCTAAAGGTAaatgtaataatatatacaagaCACTAGCAGAAAAAACGCTCTACTCCACGGAAAATATATGACATTGAGATCCAAATAGGTTGCGCGGAAACCCCCGACTGTATTGGGGTAAAATAATCATATGGTTTGCTGGAAAATCTTTTGGATGCATACAAGACACTAGTCGCTTTCTTCCTAATTTCCATGCACTGCAGGCCTCTCTTGCCTGGGAaggatgtattattattattattattattagggccccttcacatggcgtaagcgcgccactcatttagacacgtatacacgtgtccgagcgcggcacttcaaaacagagcccattgatttaaatgggaagcgcgcgtatatcggcatatacacgcgcttttcattgaaatcaatgggctctgttttgaagcgccgcgctcggacacatgtacacgtgtctaaatgagcggcgcgcttaggccgcatgaaggggcccttattattattattattattattattattgtttatttatatagcaccattaattccatggtgctttacatttgggggttacatacagtacacaaaatatacaaacagatataatactaacagtgactgactggcacagtggggtagagggccctgcccgcgagggcttacaatctatgagggaaggcgGGGtaaagacagaaggagagggggagactgtttagatggtggtgcggtgatagtgttattggaggttgtaggccttcctgaagatAGAATACTAAATTTACTCAAAGATAGAATACCAggttagactgggttcacactactgctgctgtcgtaaaccccggggaaactggacaggggaaggcttgctagcggtcagctttaaaacccattcatttgaatgggtttttaaagttgACCGCTGGTGtttgtatgcggcctctccgcctggaaacgttttttttttttttttttgcacggacacaaaattGTACatccaggactttgtgtccttgcaataaaaaatggtttccaggtggagagaccGCATACGGACACCAGAGGTCACCTTTaagaacccattcaaataaatgggttttaaagttgaCCGCCGGAAAGTCGTCCCCTGTCTAGTTTTCCTGGGGTTTACGACAGAAACCCTGACATTAGCTATGTGCAATCAGTGTGGTCACAATACAGATGGCGCAAACGATATGTGGCAAATGGGCACAATAGTCTACAAGACTTATTAAGGATTTTCTCTTATGACAGGCAAGCAGCATCAAAAGTGCCACTTAGTATGCCGCTTGACCTAAGGCTGGCCTGTACCTTATACAGGGTCTGTGGAAAGCTGATCAACGCCTATGTTCACTGTAATGGCTGCTATAAGTATGACTCTGCAGCATTTGTAACCAATGTATGAAGCAAAGCTGAATAAAatattaagggggcgttcacactaccgtcagtgtccgacaggtagtgtccgctcctagtgtccgctcaaaatctgtcacggacattaggagcggacatgtcgggtttttctgtccgcttgaaaagtcggacatctttacatgcggacagtgaaggaagggcacggagtgcaaaagaacgcacccgatgcccatttaaataaatgacaggtgtcacggacacagctagtgtccgctcctaatgtccgtgctagattttgagcggacactaggagcggacactacctgtcggacactgacggtagtgtgaacgccccctaagactgGACATAAAAGGTTACTTGGACATTTTAGCCGAGGAGTAAATGCCCTATAATGGATCAGCAGAGAACATTGTATTCTGTAACATGTATGATTGTGATATTATTCTTGTCTTGTTCTGGGTATTTACAGGCCGCTACATCCGGACAAACCTGAATATGCCACCCAGCTTACCACAAAGATGTGGTGGATATAGAGACTATGAGAAAGATGCCCCAATAACTGTCTTTGGATGCACACAAGCAAAACTTGTTGGTGagttttagttatttattttgtgacatttttTGGGTCATTTGTAGAAAACATATTTGAAGTAAATGCAGCATGGGCATACAGAATATGTAGTAAACACTCCTACAGAAAATGTAGATTCATTCGTATTGATATTTATTAACAGGCATCTTTACAGGTATATCAGTCTATAGCAGGGTCAGCAActttttggcactccagctgctgaatGGTTAACTTTTATTTTCACAACTGTGGCACACCTGCCTTCCCATTACAAAATAGTTTTGAGCCagttaggggcaacatggtggctcagtggttagcactgcagacttgcagcgctggagtcctgggtttaaatcctgccaggaacaacatctgcaaggagtttgtatgttctccccgtgtttgcatggatttcctcccatactccaaagacatactgatagggaaaaatgtatatatggggctcacaagctaccttaaaaaaataaaaattagttttGAGCCAGTTGATATCATGACCCATCATGACTGGTAGCTCGGATTGTTCAGGGAACTATACTATGGAGTCACAGTGAACATGTTACTTAGGCTTAGCAGATAAGTACTGGTGGCTGGATATATATCTGATAGTTTTTGCCTGCATTACAGGAGAAGCTTTGCTGGAGAGTAACACTGCTGTAGATTTTGTATATTGTTCACCATCATTGCGCTGTGTCCAAACTGCACACAATATACTGAAAGGTGAGTAGATCAGAAACAACCACAGACCTCCAGGTACTTGGCACTAAGTGTAGTCCTGTTGTATACTTTGATTGACAGGTAGTTGTGGTCCATGTCTTGTGAACACAACCTTTAGGCCAATTGCAGATGACCGTGTGCTTCCAGTTGgctgtgaattaaaggcatgggTGGCACATGGAGGACATGCGGATGTCCCCCTTGCGCCGCCTGTGCTTCCGTGGCCCCTTTCAATAATTGAATAGGAGCCATGAAGCAGGGCCACAACATAGGACTGGAATAGGACCGGTTTTATATTTTGCAACACGGACTGTTGTCccgtaattcatggtcatgtatatgggcccatagaaatgagtgggtcAGTGCGCTATCTGGCAAAAACATGGTTAGCACACTGATCttggccacggtcgtctgcaagaggGCCAAGATCTTCAATTGACATCTACAGTAATTGCACCTGTCACTGTGCCTAAACTGCACTACTTATATGTTTTATACATACAATTTTAGTATAGTCCGTAGCCATTCTAGGACATTTTTGCAATATctatattggatttttttttttttttttttttttttaaattgaacttcactgtatttttgaaatttttggtgTAAACGTTCCAATAACACAAAACACAGCATGCAAGGACACTTGCAGCCATAGAATTGTAATGCAACTCTGAATGTGATTAGAGTAGAGCATTATATTTCATATTATCTGTGCTAATCCCTCACTCTGAGCTTCTAACACTGATCTATATATCTTTCATTCTCCAGGGCTAAAACAAGACAATAAAGGCAAAATCCGCATTGAGCCGGGTTTGTTTGAATGGACCAAGTGGGTGTCTGGCACCACTCTCCCTGCCTGGCTCACCCCTGCCGAATTAGCATCTGTAAATCTCAGTGTTGATACAACGTACAGGTAAAATACTCACCTAAATCACCAATAGTTTGAGCCCTTGTGGCCAGGTTTGTCCTTCCTCATTTGGCTTGTTTTTTGGTCTATACAGAACTATAGAGTTCTAGTTATGCTGTATAATACCATGAAACCACACAGATGGGGAGGAATtgagtgcacacatatatatatatatatatatatatatatatatatatatatccaccctATTTGTCCATCCTAACTACACCAAGCTAATGGAGGGGAGGTGggatatacaatgtatacatcaGTGCTCTGCATCCTAGGGCTCTCTGACTATAGTGAATCTAATATTTCTAGCATCTCTGGAGCAGAAGGCAAAGGACCATGTGCATAGAGACATGTAATGATGGTGGTTTCATTGTCATATATGCTATGTTCTCTCTGTCTTAACTGTTTCAAAACTGTCAACTATATTTCTATAATGAGAAATTATTCATACAATCTGTcaaacattcacttcaatgaggtcTTCAGCGCAAAGTCCTGGTAACCCAATGAATACCAGTCAGCATCCTTCCAAAATAGTTTGCGCCCAGCTAATCAAAACCCATCTTCTTCCAGTCTTAACCAAAGAACAGAACATGGCTGAACAGGATACCAGAGCTATGGTAGAGGCCAATACACAAACTTAGCGGTAGGAAACAGGACCCTGTGGATCAGTTTTTCATGGACACCATAGATCACAATAATGTTTGCATGTAAGAAACCGTGCAACTCATTCACCaaagtgtagcagtgggtttaagtAGTACAGTGATGACCCATTGAAGTatatgggacagtgctgcagtacttAGATCCGTGACTACACATTGTATGACAAGTTAGCCGTGCgactcctggcatgtaaacattaaGGAACAAAAACAGTTGAACTGcgggggtcctggctgtcagacccccacataTCTAAAACTTggcaaggtcatcaatatta contains:
- the UBASH3B gene encoding ubiquitin-associated and SH3 domain-containing protein B; translated protein: MAAKDDLYSKIIPRKNRQHRTGTIKHGSSLEILLSMGFPKTRALKALASTGGRSVQAACDWLFSHVDDPFLDDPLPREYVLYLRPMGPLAQKLSDFWQQSKQLCGKNKAHNIFPHITLCQFFMCEDKNVDALCEALQTTVSRWKSKFPNPLPLELYTSSNFIGLFVNEECAEVLKKFAADFAEEALMKTDVRVEPHKKQLHVTLAYHFQANHLSTLEKLAQNIDLNLGCDWVATIFSRDIRYINHETLQVLYPYVPQNDDELELVPGDFIFMSPVEQTTTSEGWIYGSSLATGCSGLLPENYVTKADECGTWVFHGSYSLLNMMSTISYPLSDGVLDRRQDDHALVDTASLTIICPPMQPLRINSHPGPKKRCLFVCRHGERMDVVFGKYWLSQCFDAKGRYIRTNLNMPPSLPQRCGGYRDYEKDAPITVFGCTQAKLVGEALLESNTAVDFVYCSPSLRCVQTAHNILKGLKQDNKGKIRIEPGLFEWTKWVSGTTLPAWLTPAELASVNLSVDTTYRPHIPISKLVVSETYETYMNRSFQVTKDILGECRSKGNNILIVAHASSLEACTRQLQGLTPQNSKDFVQVVRKIPYLGFCCCEELGESGLWQLTDPPILPLTHGPTGGFNWRETLLQE